In Pleurocapsa sp. PCC 7319, the following are encoded in one genomic region:
- a CDS encoding nitroreductase yields the protein MVDLVAQISEVIRSRRSTKPRLFNGDRIDDKIIWEILENANWAPNHGLTQPWRYKIFTDTGLEKLANFQADLYQKLTPEEKFKPEKYERMKTNLLKSSHVIVICMQRQKLEKILEIEEIEAVACSVQNMTLTAAAYGICSFWGSGGVTYTEELKEFLGLGEKDKCLGYLYLGYSDNPTTKSRRDPIQEKVEWFS from the coding sequence ATGGTTGATTTAGTTGCTCAGATTAGTGAGGTAATACGTTCACGTCGTTCTACAAAGCCACGGCTCTTCAATGGCGATAGGATCGACGATAAAATCATTTGGGAGATCCTAGAAAATGCTAACTGGGCGCCTAACCATGGTTTAACTCAACCTTGGAGATATAAAATTTTTACGGATACGGGTTTGGAAAAGTTAGCTAATTTTCAAGCTGATTTATATCAGAAACTTACCCCGGAAGAAAAGTTTAAACCAGAAAAATACGAACGGATGAAGACGAATTTACTTAAGTCGTCTCACGTAATTGTTATCTGTATGCAGCGCCAGAAATTGGAGAAAATCTTGGAAATAGAAGAGATAGAAGCGGTAGCTTGCAGCGTACAAAATATGACATTGACCGCTGCAGCTTATGGTATTTGTAGCTTTTGGGGTTCTGGAGGGGTTACTTATACTGAAGAACTCAAAGAATTTCTCGGCTTAGGAGAGAAAGATAAATGTCTGGGATATTTGTATTTAGGATATAGTGATAATCCAACTACTAAAAGTCGCCGCGATCCTATTCAAGAAAAAGTGGAATGGTTTAGCTAA
- a CDS encoding response regulator transcription factor: protein MKDNSQKDNKKLLLIDDDPNLILLVKDYLEFRGYNVDTAENGREALEILDNNDVPDMIICDVMMPEMDGYSLVKHIRGEPTTNRIPVLFLSAKGQSQDRVKGLNEGADVYMVKPFEPEELVAQVESSLNQIKRWEQGRPKGLDGGPTIHVPHNVELTPTELKVVQLVAKGMANREIATQLNVSQRTIESHVSNMLNKTSLNNRTELARWAMESSMA from the coding sequence ATGAAAGACAATTCTCAGAAAGATAATAAAAAACTGCTTCTCATAGATGATGACCCAAACTTGATTTTATTGGTTAAAGATTACCTAGAATTCCGAGGCTACAACGTAGATACAGCCGAAAATGGTAGAGAGGCTTTAGAAATATTGGATAATAATGATGTTCCAGATATGATCATCTGTGATGTAATGATGCCAGAAATGGATGGTTATTCCCTAGTCAAACATATTCGCGGTGAGCCTACAACCAATCGAATCCCTGTCTTATTTCTTTCAGCGAAGGGTCAAAGTCAGGATCGAGTTAAAGGTCTCAATGAAGGGGCAGATGTATACATGGTTAAGCCTTTTGAACCAGAAGAACTAGTCGCTCAGGTTGAATCTTCATTAAATCAAATTAAACGCTGGGAACAAGGACGTCCCAAGGGGTTGGATGGTGGACCTACTATTCACGTACCCCATAACGTTGAACTCACCCCTACAGAACTAAAAGTAGTTCAGCTAGTAGCCAAAGGAATGGCTAATCGTGAGATTGCTACACAACTAAACGTTAGTCAAAGAACCATCGAAAGCCATGTTTCTAATATGCTCAATAAAACTAGTCTTAATAATCGCACAGAGCTAGCACGTTGGGCAATGGAAAGCAGTATGGCTTGA